Proteins encoded by one window of Yamadazyma tenuis chromosome 2, complete sequence:
- a CDS encoding NADPH-dependent methylglyoxal reductase Gre2 (EggNog:ENOG50KOG1502; COG:G,M) → MSTVVFVSGFTSYIALHIVKKLLAKNYKVVGSGRSHEKCQQYTDIINNPLFSFVVVPELSADNAFDDVFQQHQDIKFVVHVASPLVPIIEDPEKEALIPAINGTTSVLKAAHKYGPHVKRVVITSSYVAHCAPSDHYGGSDLVITEESWSSITYEQSLQPNIAYWGSKKFAEKAAWDFLENEKPQFSLATYAPTLVFGPQAYDEVAKQGPVSTLGIISSVLKKDYSAEKMLFGDFSDVRDVSEGHIRAFELESAAGHRFLLGNGRVSVGRIVEIVRKHFPELELPATEVIPDDKLGVASTNCEETLTVLGQKDLISLEQGVVDSVKQMLDVGVY, encoded by the coding sequence ATGTCTACTGTTGTATTTGTGTCTGGTTTCACCAGCTACATCGCTTTGCATATTGTCAAAAAATTACTTGCCAAAAACTATAAAGTTGTAGGTTCAGGAAGATCCCACGAAAAATGTCAGCAATACAccgatatcatcaataaccCCCTATttctgtttgtggtggttcCTGAGTTGTCTGCCGACAATGCTTTTGACGACGTGTTCCAGCAACATCAGGACATCAAGTTTGTGGTGCATGTTGCATCTCCTCTTGTTCCTATTATTGAAGACCCTGAAAAGGAGGCCCTCATTCCTGCCATAAATGGTACCACGAGCGTTTTGAAGGCTGCCCACAAATATGGTCCCCACGTCAAGAGAGTGGTCATCACCTCGTCCTACGTGGCCCACTGTGCACCATCCGATCACTATGGTGGAAGTGACCTTGTTATCACTGAAGAACTGTGGAGTTCTATCACCTATGAGCAAtctttgcagccaaataTTGCGTACTGGGGATCCAAGAAGTTCGCCGAAAAAGCTGCCTGggactttttggaaaatgagAAGCCCCAGTTCCTGTTGGCCACATATGCACCTACTTTAGTGTTTGGTCCCCAGGCGTATGATGAAGTTGCAAAACAGGGTCCAGTATCCACTTTGGGGATTATATCTtcggtgttgaagaaggactATTCTGCCGAAAAAATGCTTTTTGGAGACTTTTCTGACGTTAGAGATGTTTCTGAGGGCCATATCAGGgcttttgaacttgaatcAGCGGCAGGACACCGGTTTTTGTTGGGAAATGGCCGTGTATCTGTGGGCCGCATTGTGGAGATAGTGCGCAAGCACTTCCCAGAACTTGAATTGCCAGCTACAGAGGTGATTCCGGATGACAAGCTTGGAGTTGCCAGCACTAACTGTGAAGAAACCTTGACGGTGTTGGGTCAGAAGGATTTGATTTCGTTGGAGCAGGGGGTGGTTGACTCTGTGAAGCAGA
- the MGR1 gene encoding mitochondrial inner membrane i-AAA protease complex subunit (COG:C; EggNog:ENOG503NUQ4), which produces MGVYIPPNNNNGDQSGDQNGGNPRKPTPVELFLREKLNFGTNPSFGLHFWGPLVPPPDNRTALKALTAAQFFLGLGLISRSFALRSSRLLRNGRVPSWSLSFKKYTYGLVGLNLIFNSGLETTRLISPFDPWQQERQYYTDLALRNGQPVHWWFGPKNYVPMTIDAFVEEQFVTQAVHRLKSQNAQDLGQFSDTVQAAVVPPHPAAASRPILQISSISRLLDHEKFTQIYNNIRQENEAIANNLLTNQLKDESEINKGNRLDLMMEGKYQFVVDENYPKPPIVLGNRRLETDDDLDAVWDYYDPWAELQVETDISIRLIPPSRFGEEEDVDEVGEA; this is translated from the coding sequence ATGGGAGTATACATTCCGccaaacaacaacaacggCGACCAAAGTGGCGACCAAAACGGTGGCAACCCCCGCAAGCCCACTCCCGTGGAGCTATTCCTTCGAGAAAAACTCAACTTCGGCACCAATCCCAGCTTTGGCCTCCACTTCTGGGGTCCTCTAGTTCCTCCACCAGATAACCGGACTGCCCTTAAGGCCCTAACAGCAGCCCAGTTTTTCCTTGGATTAGGCCTCATTTCCCGCTCCTTCGCCCTACGATCCAGTCGCTTGCTTCGAAATGGCCGCGTGCCGTCGTGGAGCCTCTCGTTCAAAAAGTACACCTATGGGCTTGTTGGACTCAACTTGATATTTAACAGCGGGTTGGAAACAACTCGACTCATAAGCCCATTTGACCCGTGGCAGCAGGAACGCCAGTACTACACCGACCTCGCCCTCAGAAATGGGCAGCCCGTGCACTGGTGGTTTGGGCCCAAAAACTATGTTCCTATGACCATCGATGCGTTTGTTGAGGAGCAGTTTGTAACCCAAGCAGTTCACCGCTTAAAGTCCCAGAATGCCCAAGATTTGGGCCAGTTCAGCGACACGGTGCAGGCGGCAGTGGTGCCACCACACCCGGCGGCCGCCAGTCGCCccattcttcaaatcagtAGTATTTCCCGGTTGCTCGATCACGAAAAGTTCACCCAGATCTACAACAATATTCGCCAGGAAAATGAAGCCATTGCCAACAACCTCCTTACGAACCAGCTCAAGGACGAGCTGGAGATCAACAAGGGCAACCGACTTGACTTGATGATGGAGGGAAAGTATCAATTTGTGGTGGATGAAAATTACCCCAAACCGCCTATAGTTTTGGGAAATAGGAGGCTTGAGACAGACGATGATTTGGACGCGGTGTGGGACTACTACGACCCGTGGGCGGAGTTGCAGGTGGAGACGGATATTAGTATTCGGTTGATTCCGCCTAGTCGGTTTGGGGAGGAGGAGGATGTAGATGAGGTGGGTGAAGCTTAG
- the COX6 gene encoding Cytochrome c oxidase subunit 6 (EggNog:ENOG503P3UI; COG:C; BUSCO:EOG0926522L) — MFASTVRSALRVRAIPRAHLHSLATPANRFMISQVAVRQVRNYSDDHHEESFEEFTARYEQEFEEAYDLFEVQRILNNCFSYDLVPAPAVIEKALLACRRVNDYPTAVRTFEALKHKVENKQQYEAYLEELKDIRQELGIDLKEELYAQDA, encoded by the coding sequence ATGTTTGCATCGACCGTCCGTTCAGCTTTGAGAGTTAGAGCCATTCCAAGAGCCCACTTACACAGTTTGGCCACGCCCGCCAACAGATTCATGATCTCGCAAGTGGCTGTTCGTCAGGTTAGAAACTACTCGGATGACCACCACGAAGAAAGTTTCGAAGAATTTACCGCCAGATACGAGCAGGAGTTCGAAGAAGCATACGATTTGTTCGAGGTGCAaagaatcttgaacaactgTTTTTCCTACGATTTGGTGCCAGCTCCGGCCGTGATTGAAAAGGCTTTATTGGCCTGTAGAAGAGTGAACGACTACCCTACCGCCGTGAGAACTTTTGAAGCCTTGAAGCACAAGGTTGAAAACAAGCAGCAGTACGAGGCTtacttggaagagttgaaggaTATCAGACAAGAGTTGGGtattgacttgaaagaagagttgTACGCACAAGATGCTTAG
- a CDS encoding uncharacterized protein (EggNog:ENOG503P5H4; COG:K) has product MSTEYKKWKEAKEAEGQSPALEGGAGTTEVPVPVPVPGATVATPGAPGAPGTDLGLPQVGTTVPGVRMGQFPPSPFNGMSRLPMPSLAGLGPAVVPATSVQGHGQYEQLLEEHRSKTSVGQDDKTTSTSLPSRPVSGTRRAAQNRSAQKAFRQRKQRYIEELEATAEEVQGLKRTIEDLKTENLRLRDYTIALQGRIIELGSDMKGSSDSVYNKIMSTRQ; this is encoded by the coding sequence ATGAGTACCGAGTACAAGAAGTGGAAAGAGGCCAAAGAAGCCGAGGGCCAAAGTCCCGCGCTCGAAGGGGGTGCTGGAACCACAGAGGTGCCGGTTCCGGTACCGGTACCAGGGGCTACAGTGGCTACACCTGGTGCCCCTGGCGCCCCTGGCACCGACCTTGGACTCCCACAGGTAGGTACCACCGTACCAGGGGTGAGAATGGGCCAGTTCCCGCCATCGCCATTCAACGGCATGTCGCGGTTGCCTATGCCCAGTCTTGCGGGCCTTGGGCCGGCGGTGGTGCCGGCGACAAGTGTCCAAGGCCATGGCCAGTACGAACAGCTCCTTGAGGAGCATCGGTCCAAGACGCTGGTGGGCCAGGACGACAAGACGACGTCGACCTCGTTGCCACTGCGCCCAGTGTCGGGGACCCGGCGGGCGGCACAGAATCGGTCTGCCCAGAAGGCGTTTCGTCAGCGAAAACAGCGATACATCGAGGAATTAGAGGCTACTGCTGAAGAGGTGCAGGGGCTCAAGCGGACgattgaagatttgaagactGAGAACTTGCGGTTGCGAGACTATACGATAGCGCTCCAGGGACGGATTATTGAGTTAGGTTCGGATATGAAGGGCCTGTCTGACAGTGTGTACAATAAGATCATGAGTACCCGGCAGTGA
- the MRPL35 gene encoding mitochondrial 54S ribosomal protein mL38 (COG:S; EggNog:ENOG503NXRG; BUSCO:EOG09262U7S) encodes MIRTFTRFLTQDLRAGKGVWTDFTSRAESLKAQSPHQLAPTPPNKKVYHSPPLINETFQQAYELLQQESANIYKTAQSESDPAVKDKLLAMAEAKNPEVLYNMHRYPQSLDLSQPVYRNFARKQWEGHDLLVLMQRLEQLKVIPDTMPTLVPKVDVKIKFPHNTTSEFSGWITPGEILPAFAVSQPPVIQVQHFDHGDVHAVRKYTVLVVNPDEPDLTTNSFRTTLNYGVANIGLSLEDNTLDVGKYLAEQLSVFREYEPLVPEVNSGNYQRACLWLFAQKDNADISVDTNAFNSQNFDIRQFSESYGLEAVGAHVWRQVFDRSVNRVREQYGLPSGRVFHRVRKAHPLI; translated from the coding sequence atgaTCAGAACCTTCACCCGTTTCCTCACCCAGGACCTCAGAGCCGGTAAGGGCGTCTGGACAGACTTCACGTCACGTGCAGAGTCTCTCAAGGCCCAGCTGCCTCACCAGCTCGCTCCCACACCCCCCAACAAAAAGGTGTACCACTCCCCACCCTTGATCAACGAAACTTTCCAACAGGCCTATGAACTTTTACAACAAGAAAGCGCCAACATCTACAAAACCGCCCAAAGTGAATCCGATCCTGCTGTAAAAGACAAGCTCTTGGCGATGGCTGAGGCCAAAAACCCCGAGGTTTTGTACAATATGCACCGTTATCCTCAATCGTTGGATTTGTCTCAACCAGTATATAGAAACTTTGCCCGTAAGCAATGGGAAGGCCACGATttattggtgttgatgcAGAGACTCGAACAGTTGAAGGTCATTCCCGACACAATGCCGACGTTGGTCCCCAAAGTGGATgtgaaaatcaagtttcCTCATAACACCACCTCCGAATTCAGCGGTTGGATCACCCCTGGTGAGATCTTACCAGCGTTTGCTGTGAGCCAGCCACCAGTGATCCAAGTGCAACACTTTGATCACGGCGACGTTCATGCGGTCAGAAAGTACAcggttttggtggtgaatcCCGATGAGCCGGACTTAACCACCAATTCTTTCAGGACCACCTTGAACTACGGTGTGGCCAACATTGGTCTTTCGTTGGAAGACAATACGTTGGATGTGGGTAAGTACTTGGCGGAGCAGTTATCTGTATTCCGTGAATACGAGCCGCTTGTGCCTGAAGTGAATAGCGGAAACTACCAACGAGcctgtttgtggttgtttGCACAAAAGGATAATGCTGATATATCAGTGGACACAAATGCGTTTAACTCGCAGAACTTTGATATTAGGCAGTTCAGCGAGTCGTACGGCTTGGAGGCGGTTGGAGCCCATGTGTGGAGACAGGTGTTTGACCGGCTGGTGAATAGAGTGAGAGAGCAGTACGGGCTCCCTCTGGGCCGTGTGTTCCACCGAGTGAGAAAAGCCCATCCTTTGATTTAG
- a CDS encoding uncharacterized protein (BUSCO:EOG09260BZ0), whose product MDRSILVELNTRAWAGDDVLGLSAKLDSSLKKNTAFVKKIKSSMNADQVSVVTRDIEQLSLSKYLSEIISAVYDGAVKANKLVDIEACVAILSKFHQRFTVNFTPQLLLHMLIGLSNELNGDDKTTKLARQRNLLSLLVELSLVGIARTIRDVEKSSLPEPILKRFNTKENSSQSILVVMLKVLLSYEINSGEFLVVAAKVFKRYFGLMKEYLPEEAEVLDGIIRGYTKYNLKILQDLNMQLNATIRDFNKSSLKYGRLFDDRTDELEVLRAKHEMFYTKLQTLCETIDQEFPELTVDEVATENFDSHKTIAFVAEDSQEESQGIWSSLQEQKFYTQIPSLDELNQDRYNKTRRKYVKLTDGEKVTQFLADFESIDSEDDMETLILVFNRLNLNNKATHNRLFRYFTESEFSTTYKYATKFLKINQDNLQVLVQDTRDFLDSKLRSQLSSAKLSFKHIYFYVEFIKFKLIPPFQIFHKLKALSSQIQSSNNLDILTVIYDTCGRFLMYDSDYRDQMVQMVTLLKQHRKSSALTVNTKMAISNLLLIIEAPKEKQKPKEVVQKYTVEQAFLIRLLRADLSPSTLKPITELVLKYPVSNPQYNGLMIQLFTEIEFINYDTIHSLIRVLKALRARDKDIVVRVVDQLVENVYRGIELNDYRMNKERLVHMRLLAEMCNLNLITFNLIIKLCFKILCIGHPNNQPLPMNYQAELDMPNNYFKIQMICLLFTHLDLVVRPAKGSKKSTEALSAANEERKRTFQPFVVFFQYYVFCKNPLPLEDQFKVDRFYETYSQVFDFKRFDTITDCLLELKSIMAAKQKKEVDENEEKANGMDLGVTQNEHEDMDVIEDDEEFEESDDSSESGSDDEDDSIIGEDDEDLDISSSDESVISSRSKDEFTETELDEHPQSDPEAKFQETLAEEFKKLTMEAYSETPVTRTLNMNIGNVPKLQNKEKFSLLFKKGKTVGAREIRLNDESIRLKIQKQKEQQEMYNKRIMNLVSKMED is encoded by the coding sequence ATGGACCGCTCCATTCTTGTGGAACTCAACACCAGAGCCTGGGCCGGTGACGACGTGCTCGGACTCCTGGCCAAGCTCGACTCATCgctcaagaagaacacGGCCTTCGTCAAGAAAATTAAGTCCAGCATGAACGCAGACCAGGTTTCTGTCGTCACCCGGGACATCGAGCAGTTGAGCTTGTCCAAGTATTTGAGTGAAATAATCAGCGCCGTCTACGACGGAGCCGTCAAGGCCAACAAACTTGTCGACATCGAGGCGTGTGTGGCCATCTTGTCGAAGTTCCACCAGCGCTTCACCGTGAATTTCACTCCACAACTACTTTTGCATATGTTGATAGGACTCTCCAACGAACTCAACGGCGACgacaaaaccaccaaactcGCCCGCCAACggaacttgttgagtttATTGGTGGAATTATCTCTAGTCGGAATCGCCAGAACCATCCGTGATGTCGAGAAACTGCTGTTGCCAGAACcaattttgaagagattcaacaccaaagagAACCTGTCTCAGCTGATTCTTGTGGTTATGCTCAAGGTCTTATTGCTGTACGAGATAAACAGCGGCgagttcttggtggtagCGGCCAAGGTGTTCAAGAGATATTTCGGGCTCATGAAGGAGTATTTACCAGAGGAGGCAGAAGTTCTCGATGGCATTATTAGGGGCTACACCAAatacaacttgaagattttaCAGGACTTGAACATGCAGTTGAACGCCACGATCCGtgacttcaacaagctgTCATTGAAGTACGGGCGGTTGTTTGATGATAGAACGGACGAGTTGGAGGTGTTAAGGGCTAAACACGAGATGTTTTACACAAAGCTCCAGACTTTGTGTGAAACCATCGACCAGGAGTTTCCCGAGCTCACGGTGGATGAAGTGGCGACGGAGAACTTTGATCTGCACAAAACCATTGCGTTTGTGGCAGAAGACTCTCAGGAAGAGTCTCAAGGCATCTGGAGTTCCTTACAGGAGCAGAAGTTCTACACGCAGATTCCATCTTTGGACGAGCTCAACCAAGACAGGTACAACAAGACTCGCCGGAAGTACGTGAAGTTGACGGATGGTGAAAAGGTGACGCAGTTTCTAGCAGATTTCGAGTCCATCGATTCAGAAGACGATATGGAGACGTTGATTTTGGTCTTCAACcggttgaacttgaacaacaaggCCACCCACAACCGTCTCTTTCGGTACTTCACCGAGTCAGAATTCTCGACCACCTACAAATATGCCACGAAGTTTCTCAAGATCAACCAAGACAACTTGCAGGTGTTGGTGCAAGATACCAGAGACTTTTTGGACTCCAAACTCCGGTCTCAGCTTTCTTCCGCCAAATTGAGTTTCAAGCACATATACTTCTACGTGGAGTTCAttaagttcaagttgatcccACCGTTCCAGattttccacaaactcaaggCTTTATCATCTCAGATCCAGTCTTCAAACAACCTCGATATCTTGACGGTGATCTACGACACTTGTGGACGGTTTCTCATGTATGATCTGGACTACCGAGACCAGATGGTGCAAATGGTGACTCTTCTTAAGCAACACCGTAAGCTGTCTGCCTTGACAGTGAATACCAAAATGGCCATATCCAACCTACTTTTGATCATCGAAGCTcccaaagagaaacaaAAGCCAAAGGAAGTGGTACAAAAGTATACAGTTGAACAGGCATTTTTGATCCGGCTTCTTCGTGCGGATCTCAGCCCGTCCACCCTCAAGCCCATCACCGAATTGGTGCTTAAATACCCCGTTAGTAATCCTCAGTACAACGGCTTGATGATTCAGCTCTTCACTGAAATCGAGTTCATCAACTATGATACGATTCACCTGCTCATTAGAGTGTTGAAGGCCTTGAGAGCGAGGGACAAAGACATTGTGGTGAGAGTGGTGGACCAGCTCGTGGAAAACGTATATAGAGGCATTGAACTCAACGACTACAGGATGAATAAGGAGAGATTGGTGCATATGAGACTATTGGCCGAGATGTGTAATCTCAACctcatcaccttcaacttgatcataAAGTTGTGCTTCAAGATTCTTTGCATCGGGCATCCCAACAACCAGCCGCTTCCCATGAACTACCAGGCGGAATTGGATATGCCCAACAATTACTTCAAGATCCAGATGATCTGTTTGTTATTCACCCATTTAGATCTAGTTGTTCGGCCGGCCAAAggatcaaagaaatctACTGAAGCATTATCAGCTGCCAACGAGGAGCGGAAGCGTACGTTCCAACCGTTTGTAGTGTTTTTCCAGTACTATGTTTTCTGCAAAAATCCGTTGCCGTTGGAGGATCAGTTTAAGGTGGATCGTTTCTATGAGACTTACAGTCAGGTTTTCGACTTCAAGAGGTTTGACACGATTACCGACTGCTTGCTCGAACTTAAGTCTATCATGGCAGCCaagcagaagaaagaagtaGATGAAAACGAAGAGAAAGCCAACGGGATGGACTTGGGAGTCACTCAGAACGAGCATGAAGATATGGATGTGATTGAGGACgacgaagagtttgaagaatcGGACGACTCGAGTGAAAGTGGCTCGGATGACGAGGACGACTCCAtaattggtgaagatgacgaggaTTTGGATATTTCAAGTAGTGATGAAAGTGTGATAAGCTCCAGACTGAAGGACGAGTTCACTGAAACcgaacttgatgaacatCCACAGTCGGATCCTGAAGCCAAATTCCAAGAGACGTTGGCGgaagagttcaagaagctcaCAATGGAAGCGTATTCTGAGACCCCAGTGACTCGAACTTTGAATATGAACATTGGAAATGTGCCCAAACTCCAGAACAAGGAGAAATTTAGTCTACTTTTCAAAAAGGGAAAGACGGTGGGTGCCAGGGAGATAAGGTTGAATGATGAAAGTATTCGGTTAAAGatccagaaacagaagGAACAACAGGAAATGTATAATAAAAGGATCATGAACTTGGTGTCCAAAATGGAAGACTAG